In Herpetosiphonaceae bacterium, the following are encoded in one genomic region:
- a CDS encoding 1-acyl-sn-glycerol-3-phosphate acyltransferase, whose amino-acid sequence MQQPIATDQPAHDPRAEQLARLSRVNTDDLLGGLGLGGVRRGRRLLERLVRLPARRFARQVIAYDDLVGDESLAAGGAWAIRRFAGGLSITGQERYPRSGPTLFVANHPGLWDTTALFTAIERPDLRIVAADRPFLRALPNTSRYLLYIDDTAASRTSAIRAAARHLRSGGAVLTFAAGQIEPDPAVLPGASESIEQWSASIDLFARFASDLTIVPVIVSGVLSRAALRHPLTYLRRRSKDRQWLAALLQIQLRAYQRATVSVAFGNPISVAAHRSETAISTVVKAEARRVLAQVPPR is encoded by the coding sequence ATGCAGCAGCCGATTGCAACCGATCAGCCAGCCCATGACCCGCGCGCCGAACAGCTCGCACGGCTGAGTCGTGTCAACACCGATGATCTGCTCGGCGGATTGGGACTCGGCGGCGTTCGACGCGGGCGGCGGCTTCTGGAGCGGCTGGTCCGGCTTCCAGCGCGACGATTTGCCCGGCAGGTGATCGCCTACGATGATCTGGTCGGCGACGAAAGTCTGGCGGCAGGCGGCGCGTGGGCCATTCGCCGCTTTGCCGGGGGACTCTCGATCACGGGACAGGAGCGCTACCCGCGCAGCGGCCCGACGCTCTTTGTGGCGAATCATCCCGGCCTGTGGGATACAACCGCGCTCTTCACGGCGATCGAGCGTCCTGACCTGCGCATTGTCGCAGCGGATCGGCCATTCCTGCGCGCGCTGCCCAATACCTCGCGCTATCTGCTCTATATCGACGACACAGCGGCCAGCCGGACGAGCGCGATTCGCGCGGCGGCGCGGCATCTGCGCTCCGGCGGCGCAGTGCTGACCTTTGCCGCCGGGCAGATCGAGCCCGACCCGGCGGTCCTGCCCGGCGCGTCGGAATCGATCGAGCAGTGGTCGGCCAGCATCGATCTCTTCGCGCGCTTTGCATCCGATCTGACGATCGTGCCGGTGATTGTCAGCGGCGTCCTGTCACGGGCCGCGCTGCGCCATCCGCTCACCTATCTGCGGCGGCGGTCGAAAGATCGCCAGTGGCTGGCAGCGCTGCTCCAGATTCAACTGCGGGCCTACCAGCGCGCCACGGTCAGCGTCGCCTTTGGCAATCCGATCTCGGTTGCCGCGCACCGGTCGGAGACGGCGATCAGCACTGTAGTCAAAGCCGAGGCCCGGCGCGTCCTGGCCCAGGTTCCGCCCCGCTGA
- the ribA gene encoding GTP cyclohydrolase II has translation MTETRHVAMTILPTRYGEFTMHVYQSASQQEHVALVVGTVDDGAPVYVRLHSECLTGDIFGSSRCDCGEQLEQSLRFLQQQGRGVLLYLRQEGRGIGLTNKIRAYALQDQGFDTVDANLALGLPEDMRDYGDAALMLADLGIRQICLLTNNPAKIEGLERYGIRVDARVPVETPPNPQNLRYLETKCTRMGHMLPFGQLRLVMS, from the coding sequence ATGACCGAGACGCGACACGTCGCTATGACGATCCTCCCCACGCGGTATGGTGAATTTACCATGCATGTGTATCAGAGCGCGAGCCAGCAAGAACATGTCGCGCTGGTCGTCGGCACCGTGGATGATGGCGCGCCGGTGTACGTCCGGCTGCACTCAGAGTGTCTGACCGGAGACATTTTCGGCTCAAGCCGCTGCGATTGCGGCGAGCAGCTAGAGCAGAGTCTGCGCTTTTTACAGCAGCAGGGCCGTGGCGTGCTGCTGTATCTGCGTCAGGAAGGGCGCGGCATAGGACTGACCAACAAGATTCGCGCCTACGCGCTGCAAGATCAGGGCTTCGATACCGTAGACGCCAATCTTGCGCTTGGCCTCCCCGAAGACATGCGCGATTATGGCGACGCGGCTCTTATGCTGGCCGATCTCGGCATTCGTCAGATCTGCCTGCTGACCAACAACCCGGCGAAGATCGAGGGCCTGGAGCGCTACGGCATTCGCGTCGATGCGCGCGTGCCCGTGGAAACGCCGCCGAATCCTCAAAATCTGCGCTATCTCGAAACCAAATGCACCCGCATGGGCCACATGCTGCCGTTTGGTCAGCTCCGCCTGGTCATGAGCTAG
- a CDS encoding glycosyltransferase family 4 protein → MLRLAFITVGNARRHTGGYLYHARVFAGLRSQGFAIDEISASAAPLEDQLAAAAAFGATFDPQRYDAVVIDALARGVCGAWIARWRASCPVVVLVHQLPSVAEADRGQIEREQALETPLLCADRLIAVSEHGRDLLIARGVPAERIAVVSPGFDRLPVEPAQEPRQRPPEAPLRVLCVAQWIARKGLTTLLAAWQQLASVDAVLELIGETDADPAYAAQVEALLAEIPAGRVIVRGPVADDALHQAYRRADLFVLPSRFEGYGMVYAEALAHGLPIIACNVGPVPTLITPRAGVFVPPDDSRALAQACDRLLHDPATRARLASGAMERAATLPRWADTTGAFAQAIMQAVSGSDCGSA, encoded by the coding sequence ATGCTGCGTCTCGCCTTCATCACGGTAGGCAACGCGCGACGGCACACCGGCGGCTACCTGTATCATGCGCGCGTATTTGCCGGGCTACGATCGCAGGGCTTCGCGATCGACGAGATCAGCGCGAGCGCCGCGCCGCTTGAGGATCAACTGGCGGCAGCGGCGGCGTTCGGCGCGACGTTCGATCCGCAGCGCTACGACGCCGTGGTGATCGACGCGCTTGCGCGCGGCGTGTGCGGCGCGTGGATCGCGCGCTGGCGGGCGAGCTGTCCGGTCGTGGTGCTGGTGCATCAGCTACCCAGCGTGGCCGAGGCGGATCGCGGGCAGATCGAGCGTGAGCAGGCGTTGGAAACGCCGCTGCTCTGCGCCGATCGCCTGATCGCCGTGAGCGAGCATGGCCGCGACCTGCTGATAGCGCGCGGCGTGCCAGCCGAGCGGATTGCCGTTGTCTCGCCTGGCTTCGATCGCCTGCCTGTTGAGCCAGCGCAGGAGCCGCGCCAGCGCCCGCCGGAAGCGCCGCTGCGGGTCCTGTGTGTCGCGCAGTGGATCGCGCGCAAGGGCCTGACGACGCTGCTCGCCGCGTGGCAGCAGCTTGCTTCGGTCGACGCCGTGCTTGAGCTGATCGGTGAGACGGATGCCGATCCGGCGTATGCAGCCCAGGTCGAGGCGCTGCTCGCTGAGATTCCAGCGGGTCGGGTGATCGTGCGCGGCCCGGTCGCAGACGACGCGCTGCACCAGGCCTATCGCCGCGCCGATCTGTTTGTGCTGCCGTCGCGCTTCGAGGGCTATGGCATGGTCTACGCCGAAGCGCTGGCGCATGGCCTGCCGATTATCGCCTGCAACGTGGGGCCGGTGCCGACGCTGATCACGCCGCGCGCAGGCGTGTTTGTGCCGCCGGATGATTCGCGCGCGCTGGCACAGGCCTGCGATCGGCTGCTGCATGATCCGGCGACTCGCGCCCGGCTGGCGTCAGGCGCGATGGAGCGCGCCGCCACGCTGCCACGCTGGGCCGATACGACGGGCGCGTTTGCCCAGGCGATCATGCAGGCGGTCAGCGGATCAGACTGTGGCAGCGCCTAG
- a CDS encoding 6-carboxytetrahydropterin synthase codes for MYEIGVIAQFEAAHRLTGDFGPATRLHGHTYRLEVIARGERLRPDGTLYDLGALRATVDTIAADLHYRDLDEIPGLVGSNTTAETVADYCWRRIAPTLADSLLRSLLVRVWESPQAYAARDDRLPE; via the coding sequence ATGTACGAGATTGGCGTGATCGCGCAGTTCGAGGCCGCGCACCGGCTGACCGGCGATTTTGGCCCGGCGACGCGGCTGCACGGGCATACCTACCGGCTCGAAGTCATCGCGCGCGGCGAGCGGCTGCGGCCAGACGGCACGCTCTATGATCTTGGGGCGCTGCGCGCCACCGTGGATACGATCGCCGCCGATCTGCACTACCGCGACCTGGATGAGATTCCGGGCCTGGTCGGCAGCAACACCACGGCGGAGACAGTCGCCGACTATTGCTGGCGCAGGATCGCGCCGACCCTGGCGGACAGCCTGCTGCGCTCGCTGCTGGTGCGCGTCTGGGAATCGCCGCAGGCCTACGCTGCCCGCGACGATCGGCTGCCTGAGTAG
- a CDS encoding zinc-binding alcohol dehydrogenase codes for MAESLRALAVWFSAARTVELRAETVPPPGPGLVRVQTIASAVSQGTERLVYRGEVPSDLPLDLPTLAGSFGFPIKYGYAAVGRVRDVGPDVLTHAPGDLVFALHPHQTIFNLPASAALRLPAAIDPLLGVFTANLETAVNIAHDTPLHFGETALIFGQGIVGLLVAQVLRLAGARRVIAVEPAPVRRDLARRVGVDVVLAPAADLREQVRAANAGRAPDVAIEASGSSAALQAAIDNVAQDGAVVVASWYGTKPVQLMLGDRFHRGRVRLISSQVGRLNPALGARWDYARRSATVLDLLPELALADLITHRIALADAPAAYRLIDEQPDQIGQIILTYDAPCDASIAS; via the coding sequence ATGGCTGAGTCGCTGCGGGCACTTGCGGTGTGGTTCAGCGCGGCACGCACGGTTGAGCTGCGCGCGGAGACTGTGCCGCCGCCAGGTCCGGGCCTGGTCCGCGTGCAAACGATCGCGTCGGCGGTGAGCCAGGGCACCGAGCGGCTGGTGTATCGCGGCGAGGTTCCGTCCGACCTGCCGCTGGACCTGCCGACGCTTGCAGGCAGCTTCGGCTTTCCGATCAAATACGGCTACGCGGCGGTCGGTCGTGTGCGTGATGTCGGGCCGGACGTGCTGACGCACGCGCCGGGCGATCTGGTCTTCGCGCTGCATCCACACCAGACGATCTTCAATCTCCCGGCGAGCGCCGCGCTACGCCTGCCCGCAGCAATCGATCCGCTGCTCGGCGTCTTTACCGCCAATCTCGAAACCGCCGTCAACATTGCCCACGACACGCCGCTGCATTTTGGCGAAACCGCGCTGATCTTCGGGCAGGGCATCGTCGGGCTGCTGGTGGCGCAGGTGCTCCGTCTGGCGGGTGCCCGCCGCGTGATCGCGGTTGAGCCCGCGCCCGTGCGCCGCGATCTGGCTCGTCGCGTCGGTGTCGACGTGGTGCTGGCACCCGCCGCCGACCTGCGGGAGCAGGTTCGGGCCGCGAATGCGGGCCGCGCGCCCGACGTGGCGATCGAGGCCAGCGGATCGAGCGCGGCGCTCCAGGCGGCGATCGACAATGTGGCCCAGGATGGCGCGGTGGTCGTCGCCTCGTGGTATGGGACCAAGCCCGTGCAGTTGATGCTGGGCGACCGCTTTCATCGCGGACGGGTGCGGCTGATCTCGTCGCAGGTAGGACGGCTCAATCCGGCGCTCGGCGCGCGCTGGGACTATGCGCGGCGCTCGGCAACCGTGCTCGATCTGCTGCCAGAGCTGGCGCTGGCCGATCTGATCACGCATCGCATCGCGCTGGCCGACGCGCCCGCCGCCTATCGCCTGATCGACGAGCAGCCGGATCAGATCGGGCAGATCATCCTGACCTACGATGCGCCATGCGACGCATCGATCGCCTCGTGA